One Amorphoplanes digitatis genomic window carries:
- the nadA gene encoding quinolinate synthase NadA — translation MTSTWTEPGNTATALLLLGRGTDPASERGVDCPGELPAPSDPDLVARATAAKAALGDRVFVLGHHYQRDEVIQFADVTGDSFKLAREAAARPEAEFIVFCGVHFMAESADILTGPDQRVVLPDLAAGCSMADMAVLGQVEAAWDEFTDLGIVGDVVPVTYMNSSADIKGFVGRNNGVVCTSSNAERALTWAFERGQKVFFLPDQHLGRNTAVREMGFDLDDCVLYDPHKPHGGLTPEQLRDAKMILWRGHCSVHGRFTIDSVREVRERVPGVRVLVHPECKHEVVRAADEVGSTEYIIKALEAAPAGSAWAIGTELNLVRRMALAHPDKQIMFLDRTVCYCSTMNRIDLPHLVWALEELVAGRVPNQITVDADTAKHARSALDQMLALP, via the coding sequence GTGACGTCGACCTGGACCGAACCCGGAAACACCGCAACGGCGCTGCTGCTCCTCGGCCGCGGCACCGACCCCGCCAGCGAGCGCGGCGTCGACTGCCCCGGCGAGCTGCCGGCGCCGAGCGACCCCGATCTCGTCGCCCGCGCCACCGCGGCCAAGGCCGCGCTCGGCGACCGGGTCTTCGTGCTCGGCCACCACTACCAGCGCGACGAGGTCATCCAGTTCGCCGACGTCACGGGCGACTCGTTCAAGCTGGCCCGCGAGGCCGCGGCCCGGCCGGAGGCGGAGTTCATCGTCTTCTGCGGCGTGCACTTCATGGCCGAGAGCGCGGACATCCTCACCGGTCCCGACCAGCGCGTCGTGCTGCCCGACCTCGCGGCGGGCTGCTCGATGGCGGACATGGCCGTGCTCGGCCAGGTCGAGGCGGCCTGGGACGAGTTCACCGACCTGGGCATCGTGGGCGACGTGGTCCCGGTGACCTACATGAACTCCTCGGCCGACATCAAGGGCTTCGTCGGGCGCAACAACGGCGTCGTCTGCACCTCCTCCAACGCCGAGCGCGCACTGACCTGGGCCTTCGAGCGGGGCCAGAAGGTCTTCTTCCTGCCCGACCAGCACCTCGGCCGCAACACGGCGGTCCGGGAGATGGGCTTCGACCTCGACGACTGCGTGCTCTACGACCCGCACAAGCCGCACGGCGGGCTCACCCCCGAGCAGCTGCGCGACGCCAAGATGATCCTCTGGCGCGGGCACTGCTCGGTGCACGGCCGCTTCACCATCGACAGCGTCCGCGAGGTCCGCGAGCGGGTGCCCGGCGTCCGCGTGCTGGTGCACCCCGAGTGCAAGCACGAGGTCGTGCGCGCCGCCGACGAGGTGGGCTCCACCGAATACATCATCAAGGCCCTCGAAGCGGCTCCTGCCGGTTCGGCCTGGGCAATCGGCACCGAACTCAATCTCGTACGCCGAATGGCGCTCGCACATCCGGACAAACAGATCATGTTCCTCGACCGGACGGTGTGCTACTGCTCCACCATGAACCGCATCGATCTCCCGCACCTCGTGTGGGCGCTCGAAGAGCTCGTGGCGGGCCGGGTGCCGAACCAGATCACCGTCGACGCCGACACCGCGAAGCACGCCCGGTCGGCCCTCGACCAGATGCTCGCCCTCCCGTAA
- a CDS encoding DUF3043 domain-containing protein encodes MPSLFRRKSADLVSDATATVTSESEQSAASKPKAYTPSKKELGVATPKRTSAQRRHDTAAAPANRREAYKQMRERQKVERAEASAGMRAGDERYLLARDRGPERALVRNIVDSKRTAGTWFFAGAIVVFVGSTAAMPQQVRLGANLLWAILAIAVVVDSVLISRKVKSLVSTRFPDSTQRMGSLYLYGIMRGLTFRRMRVPKPQVELGAKI; translated from the coding sequence GTGCCCTCGCTGTTTCGCCGAAAGTCCGCCGACCTCGTCTCCGACGCCACCGCCACGGTGACCTCCGAGTCCGAGCAGTCGGCCGCGTCCAAGCCCAAGGCCTACACCCCTTCGAAGAAGGAGCTGGGCGTCGCCACGCCGAAGCGCACCAGCGCCCAGCGACGGCACGACACGGCGGCGGCCCCGGCCAACCGGCGCGAGGCCTACAAGCAGATGCGCGAGCGCCAGAAGGTGGAGCGCGCCGAGGCCTCGGCCGGCATGCGGGCCGGTGACGAGCGCTACCTGCTGGCCCGCGACCGCGGCCCGGAGCGCGCGCTGGTCCGCAACATCGTCGACTCCAAGCGCACGGCGGGCACCTGGTTCTTCGCCGGCGCGATCGTCGTCTTCGTCGGCTCGACCGCGGCCATGCCGCAGCAGGTCCGGCTCGGCGCCAACCTGCTCTGGGCGATCCTGGCCATCGCGGTGGTCGTCGACAGCGTGCTGATCTCCCGCAAGGTCAAGAGCCTGGTCTCGACCCGCTTCCCGGACTCCACACAGCGGATGGGCTCGCTCTACCTCTACGGCATCATGCGCGGGCTGACGTTCCGCCGCATGCGCGTGCCGAAGCCTCAGGTGGAGCTGGGCGCCAAGATCTGA
- a CDS encoding AzlC family ABC transporter permease — MRTPSRTPDRALLRDAAAIAAAMVAVGASFGAITIAYGLPAWVPFLMSTAVFAGGAQFLAVGLIAAGNPLAAVLAGLLLNARHLPFGLAVSATVGPRLRDRLIGSHLMTDEVVAFTLAEQDPARRRRTYWLIGGTLFTSWNLGTALGVWLGGAAGDPASLGLDAAFPAGLIALILPSLRDRDTRVAALAGAAVAVALTPVLPAGLPVLCALLGLGAVFLPRRRAVPAQAGAAGLPGEAELPGEAELPGEAGLPGQAGRRVETEEASC, encoded by the coding sequence ATGCGTACGCCAAGTCGAACACCGGATCGGGCCCTGCTGCGGGACGCCGCCGCGATCGCGGCGGCGATGGTCGCGGTTGGCGCGTCGTTCGGGGCCATCACGATCGCGTACGGGCTGCCGGCCTGGGTCCCGTTCCTGATGTCGACGGCGGTGTTCGCGGGCGGCGCGCAGTTCCTCGCGGTGGGGCTGATCGCGGCGGGCAACCCGCTCGCCGCCGTCCTCGCGGGCCTGCTGCTGAACGCCCGCCACCTGCCGTTCGGCCTGGCGGTGTCGGCCACCGTCGGCCCACGCCTACGTGACCGGCTGATCGGCAGCCACCTGATGACCGACGAGGTGGTGGCGTTCACGCTCGCCGAGCAGGACCCGGCCCGGCGCCGCCGCACGTACTGGCTGATCGGCGGCACGCTGTTCACGTCGTGGAACCTCGGCACCGCGCTGGGCGTCTGGCTCGGCGGTGCGGCGGGCGACCCGGCGTCGCTCGGCCTGGACGCGGCGTTCCCGGCGGGGCTGATCGCGCTGATCCTGCCGTCGCTGCGCGACCGCGACACCCGGGTGGCGGCGCTGGCCGGCGCGGCGGTGGCGGTGGCGCTGACACCGGTGCTGCCGGCGGGGCTGCCCGTGCTGTGCGCGCTGCTGGGCCTCGGCGCGGTGTTCCTACCGCGCCGCCGCGCCGTGCCTGCGCAGGCCGGGGCGGCCGGGCTGCCCGGCGAGGCTGAGCTGCCCGGGGAGGCTGAGCTGCCCGGGGAGGCTGGGCTGCCTGGGCAGGCCGGGCGGCGCGTCGAGACCGAGGAGGCGTCGTGCTGA
- a CDS encoding helix-turn-helix domain-containing protein — protein MSQPAPPLATIAAALRRERERVGISLAELARRAGLAKSTLSQLESGTGNPSVETLWSLGVALGVPFSRLVEPPEPLIRVVRAGEGPRLQSDHADFFATLLAAGSTHARRDLYVMELEPGASRQADAHLAGSIEHLVVAAGRLRTGPEGEEIDLGPGDYVTFPGDIPHRYEALEPGTWAVLVMEHR, from the coding sequence ATGTCGCAGCCCGCTCCCCCGCTGGCCACCATCGCCGCGGCACTGCGCCGCGAGCGCGAGCGCGTCGGCATCTCCCTGGCCGAGCTGGCCCGGCGGGCGGGCCTGGCCAAGTCGACGCTCTCCCAGCTGGAGTCCGGCACCGGCAACCCCAGCGTGGAGACGCTGTGGTCGCTCGGGGTCGCGCTGGGCGTGCCGTTCAGCCGCCTGGTCGAGCCGCCCGAGCCGCTGATCCGGGTGGTCCGGGCCGGCGAGGGTCCGCGGCTCCAGTCGGACCACGCCGACTTCTTCGCCACCCTGCTCGCCGCCGGCAGCACGCACGCCCGCCGCGACCTGTACGTGATGGAGCTCGAGCCGGGCGCCTCGCGGCAGGCCGACGCGCACCTGGCCGGCAGCATCGAGCACCTGGTCGTCGCGGCCGGGCGGCTGCGGACCGGCCCGGAGGGCGAGGAGATCGACCTCGGGCCGGGCGACTACGTGACCTTCCCCGGCGACATCCCGCACCGCTACGAGGCCCTCGAACCCGGCACCTGGGCGGTACTCGTGATGGAGCACCGTTAG
- the erpA gene encoding iron-sulfur cluster insertion protein ErpA: MTTEAHTESTEATTAAPTGVILTDVAAVKVKALIEQEGRDDLRLRIAVQPGGCSGLRYQLFFDERSLDGDVVADFDGVEVVVDRMSAPYLAGATIDFADRIDAQGFTIDNPNAQNSCACGDSFH, from the coding sequence GTGACCACTGAAGCGCACACCGAGTCGACCGAGGCCACCACGGCCGCGCCGACCGGCGTCATTTTGACCGACGTCGCGGCTGTCAAGGTCAAGGCCCTCATCGAGCAGGAAGGTCGCGACGACCTGCGCCTGCGCATCGCCGTGCAGCCCGGCGGCTGCTCGGGCCTGCGTTACCAGCTCTTCTTCGACGAGCGGTCGCTGGACGGCGACGTCGTCGCCGACTTCGACGGCGTCGAGGTGGTCGTCGACCGGATGAGCGCGCCGTACCTGGCGGGTGCCACGATCGACTTCGCCGACCGCATCGACGCGCAGGGTTTCACGATCGACAACCCGAACGCGCAGAACTCGTGCGCCTGCGGCGACTCGTTCCACTGA
- the murA gene encoding UDP-N-acetylglucosamine 1-carboxyvinyltransferase produces MTDDVLAVHGGAPLHGQIRVRGAKNLVSKAMVAALLGESPSRLFDVPRIRDVEVVRGLLGLHGVKVSDGADDGELVMDPTNVESASSDEINVHAGSSRIPILFCGPLLHRLGHAFIPDLGGCHIGPRPIDFHIQALRQFGAVVDKTPEGMHLTAPNGLHGTKLELPYPSVGATEQVLLTAVRAEGVTELRNAAIEPEIMDLICVLQKMGAIITVHTDRVIEILGVPKLHGYNHKPIPDRIEAASWAAAALATRGEIEVLGAQQADMMTFLNVFRSIGGEFEITDARVARTGVTGVEGGIKFWHPGGELNAVALETDVHPGFMTDWQQPLVVALTQARGLSIMHETVYEQRLGYTEALNTMGATIQVYRDCLGGTPCRFGRRNFKHSAVIAGPSKLHAADLVIPDLRAGFSHLIAALAAEGTSRVYGVDLINRGYEDFEGKLAALGALVERI; encoded by the coding sequence TTGACCGACGACGTCCTGGCCGTACACGGCGGAGCGCCGCTGCACGGGCAGATCCGGGTCCGTGGCGCCAAGAACCTGGTTTCCAAGGCCATGGTGGCCGCCCTGCTGGGCGAGTCGCCGAGCCGGCTCTTCGACGTGCCGCGCATCCGGGACGTGGAGGTCGTCCGCGGCCTGCTCGGGCTGCACGGCGTCAAGGTCAGCGACGGCGCCGACGACGGCGAGCTCGTCATGGACCCCACGAACGTGGAGAGCGCCAGCAGCGACGAGATCAACGTGCACGCCGGCTCGAGCCGGATCCCGATCCTGTTCTGCGGCCCGCTGCTGCACCGGCTCGGCCACGCGTTCATCCCGGATCTGGGCGGCTGCCACATCGGGCCGCGCCCGATCGACTTCCACATCCAGGCGCTGCGCCAGTTCGGCGCCGTCGTGGACAAGACGCCCGAGGGCATGCACCTCACCGCGCCGAACGGGCTGCACGGCACCAAGCTCGAGCTGCCGTACCCGAGCGTGGGCGCCACCGAGCAGGTGCTGCTCACGGCGGTGCGCGCCGAGGGCGTCACCGAGCTGCGCAACGCGGCCATCGAGCCGGAGATCATGGACCTGATCTGCGTGCTCCAGAAGATGGGCGCCATCATCACCGTGCACACCGACCGGGTCATCGAGATCCTCGGCGTGCCGAAGCTGCACGGCTACAACCACAAGCCGATCCCGGACCGGATCGAGGCCGCGAGCTGGGCGGCGGCCGCGCTCGCCACCCGCGGCGAGATCGAGGTGCTCGGCGCGCAGCAGGCCGACATGATGACGTTCCTGAACGTCTTCCGCTCGATCGGCGGCGAGTTCGAGATCACCGACGCCCGGGTGGCCCGCACCGGCGTGACCGGCGTCGAGGGCGGCATCAAGTTCTGGCACCCGGGCGGCGAGCTCAACGCCGTCGCGCTGGAGACGGACGTGCACCCCGGCTTCATGACCGACTGGCAGCAGCCGCTGGTGGTCGCGCTGACGCAGGCCCGCGGCCTGTCGATCATGCACGAGACCGTGTACGAGCAGCGGCTTGGCTACACCGAGGCGCTGAACACCATGGGCGCCACGATCCAGGTCTACCGCGACTGCCTCGGCGGCACCCCGTGCCGCTTCGGCCGGCGCAACTTCAAGCACTCCGCGGTCATCGCGGGCCCGAGCAAGCTGCACGCCGCCGACCTGGTGATCCCGGACCTGCGGGCCGGCTTCAGCCACCTGATCGCGGCGCTGGCGGCCGAGGGCACCTCCCGGGTCTACGGGGTCGATCTGATCAACCGCGGCTACGAGGACTTCGAGGGCAAGCTCGCCGCCCTCGGCGCGCTCGTCGAACGGATCTAG
- a CDS encoding carbohydrate kinase family protein, whose product MKIAVTGSIATDHLMHFPGRFAEQLIADQLHKVSLSFLVDDLVVRRGGVASNIAYGMGKLGLSPILVGAVGADFADYRSWLERHGVDCDSVHVSEIAHTARFVCTTDDDLNQIASFYAGAMSEARNIELAPVAARAGGLDLVLVSANDPAAMIRHSQECRARGYSFAADPSQQLARMDGSDVMTLISGADYLMTNDYERSLLETKAGLTGEQVLEQVKIRVTTLGKDGVEITGRDIERIHVPVARDVIPEDPTGVGDGFRAGFFAALGWGVGLERAAQVGSLVAALVLETVGPQEYDVKPDFFLKRLADSYGDAAAAEIQPHLPAAV is encoded by the coding sequence ATGAAGATCGCCGTTACCGGCTCGATCGCCACAGACCACCTGATGCACTTCCCCGGCAGGTTCGCCGAACAGCTCATCGCCGATCAGCTGCACAAGGTCTCGCTCTCCTTCCTGGTCGACGACCTGGTCGTGCGGCGCGGCGGCGTGGCGTCGAACATCGCCTACGGGATGGGCAAGCTCGGCCTCAGCCCGATCCTGGTCGGGGCGGTCGGCGCGGACTTCGCCGACTACCGGTCCTGGCTCGAGCGCCACGGCGTCGACTGCGACTCTGTGCACGTCAGTGAGATCGCGCACACGGCACGCTTCGTCTGCACCACCGACGACGACCTCAACCAGATCGCGTCGTTCTACGCCGGCGCGATGAGCGAGGCCCGCAACATCGAGCTCGCGCCGGTCGCCGCGCGCGCCGGCGGGCTCGACCTGGTGCTGGTCAGCGCCAACGACCCGGCCGCCATGATCCGCCACTCGCAGGAGTGCCGGGCCCGCGGCTACTCGTTCGCCGCCGACCCGTCGCAGCAGCTCGCCCGCATGGACGGCAGCGACGTGATGACGCTGATCAGCGGCGCGGACTACCTGATGACGAACGACTACGAGCGCTCGCTGCTGGAGACCAAGGCCGGTCTGACCGGCGAGCAGGTCCTCGAGCAGGTCAAGATCCGGGTCACCACGCTGGGCAAGGACGGCGTCGAGATCACCGGCCGCGACATCGAGCGCATCCACGTGCCGGTCGCCCGCGACGTCATCCCCGAGGACCCGACCGGCGTCGGCGACGGCTTCCGGGCCGGCTTCTTCGCCGCCCTGGGCTGGGGCGTCGGCCTCGAGCGTGCCGCGCAGGTCGGTTCGCTGGTCGCGGCCCTGGTCCTCGAGACCGTCGGCCCGCAGGAATACGACGTGAAGCCGGACTTCTTCCTGAAGCGCCTCGCCGACTCCTACGGCGACGCGGCGGCCGCGGAGATCCAGCCGCACCTGCCGGCCGCGGTCTAG
- a CDS encoding AzlD domain-containing protein, which produces MLIAAILTLAVGTYTMRLSGVLLRDRLELSDHLQRLLPMAAASLLAALAATAALTEGAAFAGIARPAGVAAGALLAWRRAPFVVVVLAAAATAALLRLAGVE; this is translated from the coding sequence GTGCTGATCGCCGCGATCCTGACCCTGGCCGTTGGCACCTACACGATGCGGCTCAGCGGCGTCCTGCTGCGCGACCGGCTCGAACTCTCCGACCACCTCCAGCGCCTGCTCCCGATGGCGGCGGCCTCGCTGCTGGCGGCGCTGGCGGCGACGGCGGCCCTGACGGAGGGTGCGGCGTTCGCGGGCATCGCCCGCCCGGCGGGGGTCGCCGCCGGGGCGCTGCTCGCCTGGCGCCGCGCGCCGTTCGTCGTGGTGGTGCTCGCCGCCGCGGCAACGGCCGCGCTGCTGCGCCTCGCCGGCGTGGAGTGA
- a CDS encoding glycerate kinase family protein, whose translation MALGRGGPYRLSVRVLICPDKFAGTLSAAEAAAAVAAGWHETAPGDETVLRPLSDGGPGFVEVLAAALDGRRLPVTIVDPLGRPATGEVLLAGTTAYVESAQACGLHLLTPAERDVNAATSYGLGLLLAAAVEAGAAEIVVGLGGSAVNDAGAGMLAALGAAPVDESGYALPYGGAPLITAARLGGRPRLRQVRLVAATDVDNPLTGLHGASNVYGPQKGATREDVLRLDAALDHFAGVLERALDVRDLRTLPGGGAAGGIGAALLALGARVTSGIALVTTLIGLEAQLDAADLVITGEGSFDHQSLRGKVAAGIAGGARDRGLPCVVVAGRNETGHREAAAAGVTETYALVDHFGSEERALAEPARGLREIGARLARQWSR comes from the coding sequence ATGGCACTCGGCCGCGGCGGCCCGTACCGTCTCAGCGTGCGCGTACTGATCTGCCCGGACAAGTTCGCCGGCACGCTGTCGGCCGCCGAGGCCGCCGCCGCCGTCGCCGCGGGCTGGCACGAGACGGCGCCGGGCGACGAGACGGTGCTGCGCCCGCTCTCCGACGGCGGGCCGGGATTCGTCGAGGTGCTCGCCGCCGCGCTCGACGGCCGACGGCTGCCGGTCACGATCGTCGACCCACTCGGCCGCCCGGCGACCGGCGAGGTCCTGCTGGCCGGCACCACGGCATACGTGGAGAGCGCGCAGGCCTGCGGCCTGCACCTGCTGACCCCGGCGGAGCGCGACGTCAACGCCGCCACCTCGTACGGCCTGGGCCTGCTGCTCGCCGCGGCGGTCGAGGCCGGCGCCGCGGAGATCGTGGTGGGGCTGGGCGGCTCGGCGGTCAACGACGCCGGCGCCGGGATGCTCGCCGCGCTCGGCGCGGCCCCGGTCGACGAGAGCGGCTACGCCCTGCCGTACGGCGGCGCGCCGCTGATCACCGCGGCCAGGCTCGGCGGCCGGCCCCGGCTGCGCCAGGTGCGCCTGGTGGCCGCGACCGACGTCGACAACCCGCTGACCGGGCTGCACGGCGCCAGCAACGTCTACGGACCGCAGAAGGGCGCCACCAGGGAGGACGTGCTCCGGCTCGACGCCGCGCTCGATCACTTCGCGGGCGTACTGGAGCGGGCCTTGGACGTCCGGGATCTCCGCACGCTGCCCGGCGGGGGCGCGGCCGGCGGGATCGGCGCCGCCCTGCTCGCCCTCGGCGCCCGGGTGACCTCCGGCATCGCCCTGGTCACCACCCTGATCGGCCTCGAGGCCCAGCTCGACGCCGCCGACCTGGTGATCACCGGCGAGGGGTCCTTCGACCATCAGTCGCTGCGCGGCAAGGTGGCGGCCGGCATCGCGGGCGGTGCCCGCGACCGGGGCCTGCCGTGCGTGGTCGTCGCGGGGCGTAACGAGACCGGCCACCGCGAGGCGGCCGCCGCCGGCGTGACCGAGACATACGCCCTCGTGGATCATTTCGGCTCCGAGGAGCGTGCGCTGGCCGAGCCCGCCCGGGGCCTGCGCGAGATCGGCGCGAGGCTCGCCCGGCAATGGAGCCGCTGA
- a CDS encoding ABC transporter ATP-binding protein, translated as MAVIEMRELRKDFVVRVKAGRVRREKRTVAAVDGIDLRIERGEMVGYIGPNGAGKSTTLKMLTGVLTPSSGDVSVCGLRPVPQRTRLALRIGVVFGQRSQLWWDLPLRESFRLLRHIYRVPAVEHADRLRRCVALLDLDGFLDTPVRQLSLGQRMRGELTAALLHGPEVLFLDEPTIGLDVVSKQAVRSFLAELGAAGDVTLVLTTHDLADIERLCRRLVVIDHGRVVHDGTIEALHARYGSRRRLVADLDAPLPPGFTVEGATLVSLEADGHRASFDLVADTAGPVVGRLAALSSLRDLSLVEPDIEDVVARLYAS; from the coding sequence ATGGCCGTCATCGAGATGCGTGAGCTGCGCAAGGACTTCGTCGTGCGGGTCAAGGCGGGCCGGGTACGCCGGGAGAAACGCACCGTCGCCGCCGTCGACGGCATCGACCTGCGCATCGAGCGCGGCGAGATGGTCGGCTACATCGGCCCCAACGGCGCGGGCAAGTCGACGACGCTGAAGATGCTGACCGGCGTGCTCACCCCGTCCTCGGGCGACGTGTCGGTCTGCGGGCTGCGGCCGGTGCCGCAGCGCACGCGGCTGGCGCTGCGCATCGGGGTGGTCTTCGGGCAGCGTTCTCAGCTCTGGTGGGATCTGCCGCTGCGCGAGTCGTTCCGCCTGCTCCGGCACATCTACCGGGTGCCGGCGGTCGAGCACGCGGACCGGCTGCGCCGCTGCGTGGCGCTGCTGGACCTGGACGGCTTCCTGGACACGCCGGTCCGGCAGCTCTCCCTGGGCCAGCGGATGCGCGGCGAGCTCACCGCGGCGCTGCTGCACGGGCCGGAGGTGCTGTTCCTGGACGAGCCGACGATCGGGCTGGACGTGGTGAGCAAGCAGGCGGTCCGCTCGTTCCTGGCCGAGCTGGGCGCCGCCGGCGACGTCACGCTGGTGCTGACCACGCACGACCTGGCCGACATCGAGCGGCTCTGCCGGCGGCTGGTGGTCATCGACCACGGCCGGGTCGTGCACGACGGCACGATCGAGGCCCTGCACGCCCGGTACGGCTCCCGCCGCCGCCTCGTCGCGGACCTGGACGCGCCGCTGCCGCCGGGCTTCACGGTCGAGGGCGCGACGCTCGTCTCGCTGGAGGCGGACGGCCACCGGGCGTCGTTCGACCTGGTGGCCGACACCGCGGGGCCGGTGGTCGGCCGGCTGGCGGCGCTGTCCTCGCTGCGGGATCTGTCCCTTGTCGAACCGGACATCGAGGACGTGGTGGCCCGCCTGTACGCGTCCTAA
- a CDS encoding sulfurtransferase TusA family protein yields the protein MIEVDSRGRRCPLPIIDLAKRMPSVEVGAVIRVLADDPAAANDIPAWCRMKGHDYLGSPEPDAYEVRRVR from the coding sequence CCCGCGGCCGGCGCTGCCCGCTGCCGATCATCGACCTCGCGAAGCGGATGCCGTCCGTCGAGGTCGGCGCGGTGATCCGGGTGCTGGCGGACGACCCGGCGGCGGCCAACGACATCCCGGCCTGGTGCCGGATGAAGGGCCACGACTACCTGGGCAGCCCGGAGCCGGACGCCTACGAGGTGCGCAGGGTCAGGTAG
- a CDS encoding ABC transporter permease, with product MAELRAYAALLGGQWRSVTSYRASFAVEMVTNIGGTALDVFAVVVIFQATTTVAGFSLPEGVLIVSLSSCAFALADFAVGNIDRLKTYVRTGTMDAVLVRPLSALVQLILMDLPVRKALRLPFSFAVLAVALRINHVDWTPARVALLVVAPLAGAVFFSSIFVLSASLAFWWVDSGEVGSAFTYGGRDFTAYPTPVYSGWFRAVFAYGLGFGFVAYQPALALLGRADPLGLPTWAGFASPVVALLAAGLAAAVWRTGIRHYRSTGS from the coding sequence GTGGCTGAGCTGCGGGCGTACGCCGCGCTGCTGGGCGGGCAGTGGCGCTCCGTCACCTCGTACCGGGCGTCGTTCGCCGTGGAGATGGTGACCAACATCGGGGGTACGGCGCTCGACGTGTTCGCGGTCGTGGTGATCTTCCAGGCCACGACGACCGTCGCCGGCTTCTCCCTGCCCGAGGGCGTGCTGATCGTCAGCCTGTCGTCCTGCGCGTTCGCCCTCGCCGACTTCGCCGTCGGCAACATCGACCGGCTCAAGACCTACGTGCGCACCGGCACGATGGACGCGGTCCTGGTCCGGCCGCTGAGCGCGCTGGTCCAGCTGATCCTGATGGATCTGCCGGTGCGCAAGGCCCTGCGGCTGCCGTTCAGCTTCGCGGTGCTCGCCGTCGCGCTGCGGATCAACCACGTGGACTGGACACCGGCGCGGGTGGCGCTGCTGGTGGTGGCGCCGCTGGCCGGCGCGGTCTTCTTCTCCTCGATCTTCGTGCTCAGCGCCAGCCTGGCGTTCTGGTGGGTCGACTCCGGCGAGGTCGGCAGCGCGTTCACCTACGGCGGGCGGGACTTCACCGCGTACCCGACGCCGGTGTACTCGGGGTGGTTCCGGGCCGTCTTCGCGTACGGGCTGGGGTTCGGATTCGTGGCGTACCAGCCGGCGCTGGCGCTGCTGGGCCGGGCCGACCCGCTCGGGCTGCCGACCTGGGCGGGTTTCGCCTCCCCGGTGGTCGCGCTGCTCGCCGCCGGGCTCGCCGCGGCCGTCTGGCGCACCGGCATCCGGCACTACCGCAGCACCGGATCGTGA
- a CDS encoding AAA family ATPase, whose translation MVLAVFAGLPGVGKSTLAQQVGAVLPATVLAVDTVDFTMQAYDVTEPRPGHAAYGVVAALAETQLRMGHHVIIDAVNPVKAARQLWTELAEHLGVPLRVVEVVCGDDAEHRRRVEARYAARAHDGIPDWVRVLERQSEYEPYPGPRLVVDTFLADKPVEPVVDYLTLRTS comes from the coding sequence ATGGTCCTCGCCGTCTTCGCCGGTCTGCCGGGAGTGGGAAAGAGCACACTCGCCCAGCAGGTGGGGGCGGTTCTGCCGGCCACGGTGCTCGCGGTCGACACCGTCGACTTCACGATGCAGGCCTACGACGTCACCGAGCCCCGTCCCGGCCATGCCGCGTACGGGGTGGTGGCGGCGCTGGCCGAGACCCAGCTCAGGATGGGTCACCACGTGATCATCGACGCGGTCAACCCGGTGAAGGCGGCCCGGCAGCTCTGGACCGAGCTCGCGGAGCACCTCGGCGTCCCGCTCCGGGTCGTCGAGGTGGTCTGCGGCGACGACGCCGAGCACCGCCGCCGGGTCGAGGCCCGCTACGCGGCCCGCGCACACGACGGCATCCCCGACTGGGTGCGGGTGCTGGAGCGCCAGTCCGAGTACGAGCCCTATCCCGGACCCCGGCTGGTCGTGGACACGTTCCTGGCCGACAAGCCGGTGGAACCGGTCGTCGACTACCTGACCCTGCGCACCTCGTAG